One segment of Shewanella piezotolerans WP3 DNA contains the following:
- a CDS encoding DcaP family trimeric outer membrane transporter, producing MLISKIKKITLAGSLCLLASSAAAGYDFDVGEDGKLTFGGYIKVDARYVSGDVGYRDFWIGTGTPLEASASQFRIFANETRFNTKYVHGDVMGFIEMDFLGGGGNQVVSNSANPRIRHAFIKYEGLTAGQTWTTFMNTSAIPETADFAGATVGLAFIRQGQIRYDIGGFQVSIENPESVGGDTANDDLPDVIARYNFKGDWGDISISALGRSLNTDLGNSETAFGGSIAGRIKTFGKDDLRFQFHQGEVGRYVGIGVAQDLVGEEVESTTSYLVAYRHFWTDTLRSTALYGRVETDIGNAERSQWSVNLFQNLTPHLAIGFEVGNFEIGDQDVDSDYAQLSFRYAL from the coding sequence ATGCTCATTTCTAAAATAAAAAAAATCACATTAGCAGGTTCGTTGTGCTTGCTAGCCAGTTCAGCTGCTGCCGGTTATGACTTTGACGTTGGCGAAGATGGAAAACTAACATTTGGTGGCTACATTAAAGTTGATGCGCGTTATGTCAGTGGTGATGTTGGTTACCGTGACTTTTGGATTGGTACAGGCACGCCGCTTGAGGCGAGTGCTTCTCAATTTAGAATTTTCGCTAACGAAACACGCTTTAACACTAAATATGTCCACGGCGATGTGATGGGCTTTATTGAAATGGACTTTCTTGGAGGTGGTGGCAACCAAGTTGTTTCCAACTCGGCAAACCCAAGAATACGTCATGCATTTATCAAATATGAAGGCTTAACAGCAGGTCAAACCTGGACCACCTTTATGAACACTAGCGCGATTCCTGAAACAGCAGATTTTGCTGGCGCAACGGTGGGATTGGCCTTTATTCGTCAAGGTCAAATTCGTTACGACATTGGCGGTTTTCAAGTCTCAATAGAAAACCCTGAAAGTGTTGGTGGCGATACCGCAAACGATGATCTTCCCGATGTTATTGCCCGTTATAACTTCAAAGGAGACTGGGGTGATATCTCAATATCTGCGCTTGGTCGCAGCCTAAATACTGACCTCGGTAACAGTGAAACTGCATTTGGTGGCTCTATTGCCGGACGTATTAAAACCTTTGGAAAAGATGATCTGCGCTTTCAATTCCACCAAGGTGAAGTTGGCCGTTATGTGGGGATTGGCGTGGCGCAAGACTTAGTTGGAGAAGAGGTTGAAAGCACCACTTCTTACCTTGTCGCATATCGCCATTTTTGGACTGACACCTTAAGAAGTACCGCGCTTTATGGTCGTGTTGAAACAGACATTGGCAATGCTGAACGCAGCCAGTGGAGTGTTAACCTTTTCCAAAACCTCACTCCGCATTTAGCGATAGGTTTTGAGGTGGGTAACTTTGAAATTGGCGATCAAGATGTCGACTCCGACTACGCACAACTCTCTTTCCGTTACGCACTTTAG
- a CDS encoding PAS domain-containing hybrid sensor histidine kinase/response regulator: MFPNWLLVTISISYIGLLFLMAFLGDKYREKLFKQQHTIIYSLSLGVYCTSWGFLGTAGQAASNSFSYLPVYIAPILLFMFAWPFIQRIIRVCLKLNITSIADLLAARFGKSQLLATVVTFVALFGTLPYIALQLKAIVNSYEILRQDHLLSSWQLGLVVSLILAGFTIIFGVRAIDVTERHPGMMLAIAFESFVKLIAYLTIGIFVSFFLFDSPIDIWRQANETLPVSTEFTYPNMVSMFGLLFIVMSAFLCLPRQFQVLIVELKEQKHALWSRWTFPIYILVFAFFAMPLGQAGNILYGDSLQSDAYVLFLPAFSGDAWLGLFSFLGAISAASSMVIISTIALSTMLSNEVVFPTLFKVSNIQSTDFHKFRSHLLNIRKGLILFVIFLSYGMFLLAPPDTLASLGEVAFGAIAQIGPALFAAFLWRRVTLIGVLAGISCGFSLWLSLNLLPQLGVYPHPFAGSEYSMTTMATLVGLFANITMIWIVSSFTRQSVHEQMQIAHFIERPDLARLQPALPKYINPTELELLVARFIGQEKAAQGFQAFFSTQEPISDKAAHNQALTFYTENMLASVMGSASARLVISYALNGRDIAIEDVAQLVEEASSHRTEFSRSVLHSAIENASEGISVIDKDLNLVAWNQHYLNLFSYPDDLVYIGCPVKQLIEFNLSHAYPLQHDLTLQVERRLAYLRQGSRHSTERVQPDGKTIRIEGNPIPDGGFVMIFSDITMYREAEKLLKEQNLDLEARVYERTKKLEQANLSLEHTNQELAVALQKVEQAHQKKSQYLKACSHDLLQPLSAARLFSSAFLQDSQLTSKQQQQIGYIDNSLQVANELLLDLNEISRIESGTIIPEITEFALQEVIDSLVDEFGAIATTSSVKFKFIKTQLWVRSDKVLLRRILQNLISNAFRYAGKGKILLGYRRHGDNISIQVVDDGPGIPKEKQKAIFEQFTRLQHSGHDGVNGLGLGLNISQGLASLLNHQLTLSSKEEHGSIFSLRLTTVQPQQLAPKAPVDILTLNGVHVLCVDNDPNVLAGMVQLLQSWHCRVYQASSAQQAKIMFAKYAHKIDIVLMDYQLEDDLNGLDLMQELQQQTDLPLPGILITATIDETVVNTAKKLGYGYLRKIIKPIALRAVMSSTLAKNLRSNYAASKTPKYTAEEEL; this comes from the coding sequence ATGTTTCCTAATTGGCTATTGGTGACGATCAGTATTAGCTATATTGGTTTGCTATTTCTGATGGCGTTTCTGGGTGATAAGTATCGAGAAAAGCTTTTTAAGCAGCAGCATACAATTATCTATTCACTATCTCTGGGCGTTTATTGCACCTCTTGGGGGTTTTTAGGTACTGCCGGACAGGCTGCCAGTAACTCTTTTTCCTACCTGCCTGTTTATATTGCCCCCATTTTACTTTTTATGTTTGCTTGGCCTTTTATTCAGCGCATCATCCGTGTCTGCCTTAAGCTCAATATTACCTCAATTGCCGATCTACTCGCCGCAAGGTTTGGTAAGTCGCAGCTGTTGGCGACCGTGGTCACCTTTGTCGCACTGTTTGGCACCTTGCCTTACATCGCGCTACAACTAAAAGCCATTGTTAACTCCTATGAAATTTTAAGACAAGATCACCTACTCTCCTCTTGGCAGTTAGGCTTGGTTGTGAGTCTTATATTGGCTGGTTTCACCATCATATTTGGCGTGAGAGCCATTGATGTCACTGAACGTCACCCAGGGATGATGCTAGCCATCGCCTTTGAATCTTTCGTCAAGCTCATCGCCTATCTCACGATTGGAATTTTTGTATCATTTTTTCTATTTGACTCTCCCATTGACATCTGGCGCCAAGCTAATGAAACGCTACCGGTATCGACTGAGTTTACTTACCCCAATATGGTGTCGATGTTTGGTTTACTCTTTATTGTTATGTCGGCATTTCTCTGTCTACCACGTCAGTTTCAAGTACTCATCGTTGAATTGAAAGAGCAAAAACATGCTCTGTGGAGTCGTTGGACATTCCCAATTTACATCTTAGTCTTTGCCTTTTTTGCAATGCCTCTAGGGCAAGCCGGCAACATACTCTACGGCGATTCACTACAAAGTGATGCCTACGTGCTGTTTCTTCCCGCCTTTAGTGGTGACGCTTGGTTAGGGCTATTTAGTTTTCTCGGCGCAATATCAGCGGCAAGCTCTATGGTCATCATTTCAACCATTGCCTTAAGCACCATGTTAAGCAATGAGGTGGTTTTCCCAACCCTTTTTAAAGTCAGCAATATTCAGAGCACCGATTTTCATAAGTTTCGTTCTCACTTATTAAACATACGCAAAGGATTAATCCTATTTGTTATCTTCTTAAGTTACGGCATGTTTCTGCTTGCTCCCCCCGATACGCTAGCGTCATTAGGAGAGGTCGCGTTTGGTGCAATAGCCCAGATAGGTCCAGCACTGTTCGCGGCATTTTTATGGCGACGAGTAACCTTAATCGGTGTACTCGCAGGAATAAGCTGTGGGTTTTCACTGTGGTTGTCACTTAACCTATTGCCGCAACTAGGCGTTTATCCTCATCCGTTTGCAGGTAGCGAGTACTCAATGACCACAATGGCTACCTTGGTTGGTTTGTTTGCCAATATCACAATGATCTGGATAGTTTCATCATTTACTCGCCAAAGTGTGCATGAACAGATGCAAATCGCACATTTTATTGAGCGCCCCGACCTTGCTAGATTACAACCCGCGCTGCCTAAATATATTAATCCTACAGAGTTAGAGTTACTGGTTGCCCGCTTTATCGGCCAAGAAAAAGCCGCCCAAGGATTCCAAGCCTTTTTCTCGACCCAGGAGCCTATATCCGACAAAGCAGCTCATAATCAAGCGCTCACTTTCTATACAGAGAATATGTTAGCGAGTGTGATGGGATCAGCCTCAGCACGTTTAGTGATATCTTACGCCCTAAATGGCCGAGATATTGCGATTGAAGATGTGGCACAATTGGTCGAGGAAGCTTCTAGCCACCGAACCGAATTTAGTCGCAGCGTACTGCACAGTGCGATAGAAAATGCCAGTGAAGGGATCTCTGTGATCGACAAGGATTTGAATTTAGTCGCTTGGAATCAACACTATTTAAATCTATTTAGCTATCCTGATGACCTTGTCTATATCGGCTGCCCAGTCAAACAGCTTATTGAATTTAACTTAAGCCATGCCTACCCATTACAACATGATTTAACCCTACAAGTTGAACGACGTTTAGCTTACCTCCGCCAAGGTAGCCGACACAGTACAGAACGAGTTCAGCCTGACGGAAAAACAATAAGAATTGAAGGAAATCCTATTCCCGATGGCGGTTTTGTGATGATATTTTCTGATATCACCATGTACCGTGAAGCGGAAAAACTACTTAAGGAACAGAATTTAGACCTAGAAGCGAGAGTATATGAACGGACTAAAAAGCTAGAGCAAGCGAACTTAAGCCTAGAACATACCAATCAAGAGCTGGCGGTGGCACTTCAAAAAGTGGAACAAGCCCACCAGAAAAAGAGCCAATACCTAAAGGCCTGTAGTCATGATCTACTGCAGCCACTCTCTGCCGCAAGATTATTTTCATCAGCATTTTTACAAGACAGCCAACTCACCAGTAAGCAACAACAGCAGATAGGTTATATCGATAACTCATTGCAAGTCGCCAATGAACTGCTATTAGATTTAAATGAAATATCACGCATAGAAAGCGGCACTATTATTCCAGAGATCACTGAGTTTGCCCTGCAAGAAGTCATTGACTCCCTCGTTGACGAATTTGGCGCTATAGCCACAACGTCCAGTGTAAAATTCAAATTTATTAAAACTCAGCTTTGGGTTAGAAGTGACAAAGTGCTATTGCGGCGAATTTTGCAAAACCTGATCAGCAATGCCTTTAGATACGCTGGGAAAGGGAAAATTCTGCTCGGCTATCGCCGCCATGGAGATAATATCTCTATTCAAGTGGTTGATGATGGACCAGGGATCCCTAAAGAAAAACAAAAGGCGATATTTGAACAGTTTACGCGGCTACAGCACTCGGGGCACGACGGCGTTAACGGCTTAGGACTAGGGCTGAATATTTCACAAGGGCTGGCCTCACTGCTTAACCATCAACTGACGTTATCATCGAAAGAGGAGCACGGAAGTATATTCAGTTTGCGTCTCACAACAGTTCAACCTCAACAACTTGCGCCTAAAGCACCGGTAGACATTCTGACCCTTAACGGAGTGCACGTGTTGTGCGTTGATAACGATCCCAATGTACTTGCAGGCATGGTGCAGCTTCTGCAAAGTTGGCACTGCCGCGTTTATCAAGCATCATCAGCTCAGCAAGCGAAAATCATGTTTGCCAAGTATGCACACAAGATTGATATCGTGTTAATGGATTATCAGCTTGAAGATGACCTAAATGGTCTCGATTTAATGCAAGAGCTGCAACAGCAAACAGACTTACCTTTACCAGGCATATTAATAACTGCAACCATTGATGAAACCGTGGTGAATACAGCAAAGAAACTTGGCTATGGCTATCTACGTAAGATAATTAAACCTATCGCACTAAGAGCGGTAATGAGTTCGACATTGGCCAAAAACCTTCGTAGCAACTATGCAGCTAGTAAGACACCGAAATACACTGCAGAAGAGGAATTGTAA
- a CDS encoding response regulator: protein MLQPLKIIIADDHPLFRQALVNILTTHFENVSLFEAESVAELDEVLKRHDADLLLLDLNIPKAHGFNTLVSIRNCHAQMGVVVISGQEDKITVSKSMSFGAAGFIPKSTAVEVMVTAIKSVLAGQQWVPAGCNNFEAIEADSMTSKIVSLSPRQHSILMMFADGLLNKQIAYELGLSEATIKAHASAIFLKLGVHTRTQAVIAMNELQLEKTPITA, encoded by the coding sequence ATGTTACAGCCACTAAAAATAATAATAGCTGATGACCATCCATTATTTCGACAAGCATTGGTCAACATCTTAACCACTCATTTTGAAAATGTGAGTTTGTTTGAAGCGGAATCGGTTGCAGAACTTGATGAAGTATTGAAGCGGCATGATGCCGATCTGTTGCTACTGGATCTTAATATTCCAAAAGCACATGGGTTTAATACTTTAGTTAGTATTCGAAATTGCCATGCTCAAATGGGGGTTGTTGTTATCTCGGGGCAGGAAGATAAAATCACCGTTAGTAAGAGTATGTCGTTTGGTGCTGCAGGGTTTATTCCAAAATCAACTGCTGTTGAAGTCATGGTTACGGCGATTAAGTCGGTATTGGCAGGCCAGCAATGGGTACCTGCGGGGTGCAATAATTTTGAAGCGATAGAAGCCGATAGCATGACCAGTAAGATTGTCAGCCTTTCTCCAAGGCAACATAGTATCTTGATGATGTTTGCCGACGGTTTACTCAATAAGCAAATCGCCTATGAATTAGGTCTTTCTGAAGCGACGATTAAGGCGCACGCCAGCGCAATCTTTTTAAAACTCGGTGTGCATACCCGCACTCAAGCTGTGATTGCGATGAACGAGTTGCAACTAGAAAAAACACCTATCACCGCTTAA
- a CDS encoding patatin-like phospholipase family protein, translating to MADKVALVLGGGGARAAYQVGVLKAIVQFYPRNHGIPFKIVCGTSAGAINATSIATHASCFHLGVRKLEWVWRHIHAKKVYQASIGGVLKHLSKMALKGVQSDGASSSAGSLFNSDPLRGLLSDLISFERIGRNISSGALDAVSLDTSCYNNSRSVTFFQGNPLIENWQRARRCGQRTRLNTDHLLASSAIPLIFPSVRLNQEYYGDGSVHQLAPLSSPIHLGADKIMVINLESPHKVQPRELEHHPKTATIAGHLLDTIFSDTLNSDLERLERINSTLALIPKESRENLPLKQIETLVIKPSEDLSVIASRYFQDMPFAIRMMMKALGINEHSDSSVGSYLLFEQGYCSALIELGYQDAMCQIDEIKSFFNIQSH from the coding sequence TTGGCAGATAAAGTAGCATTAGTGTTGGGCGGCGGTGGCGCAAGAGCAGCGTACCAAGTCGGTGTCCTTAAAGCTATCGTACAGTTTTACCCCCGCAATCATGGGATCCCTTTCAAGATTGTATGTGGAACTTCAGCTGGCGCTATTAATGCAACTTCTATTGCCACTCACGCCTCATGCTTTCACTTGGGTGTACGAAAATTAGAGTGGGTATGGCGCCATATTCATGCTAAAAAAGTCTATCAAGCCTCAATTGGAGGGGTACTCAAACATTTAAGTAAGATGGCGTTAAAAGGGGTGCAAAGTGATGGCGCTTCAAGCAGTGCAGGAAGTTTGTTTAACAGTGACCCTTTACGAGGGCTACTGAGTGATTTGATAAGTTTTGAACGCATAGGCCGTAACATTAGCAGCGGCGCGCTTGATGCAGTTAGCTTAGATACCTCCTGCTATAACAACTCTCGGTCAGTGACCTTCTTTCAAGGCAATCCACTTATCGAAAACTGGCAGCGCGCACGTCGCTGCGGCCAACGAACTCGCTTAAATACCGATCACCTATTGGCAAGCTCGGCCATTCCGTTGATATTCCCATCAGTGCGACTCAATCAAGAATATTATGGCGATGGTTCAGTGCATCAACTGGCACCACTGAGTAGTCCAATTCATCTTGGTGCCGACAAAATTATGGTGATCAATCTAGAAAGCCCCCATAAAGTACAACCAAGAGAACTTGAGCATCACCCGAAAACGGCCACCATAGCGGGCCATTTGCTTGATACTATATTTTCAGATACCTTAAACAGCGATCTTGAACGACTTGAACGGATAAATAGTACCTTAGCGCTGATCCCCAAAGAGAGCCGAGAAAACCTCCCTCTAAAGCAGATTGAAACACTGGTGATTAAGCCGAGTGAGGATTTAAGTGTCATCGCCTCACGCTACTTTCAAGATATGCCATTTGCAATCAGGATGATGATGAAGGCTCTCGGGATCAATGAGCATTCAGACTCGAGTGTTGGCTCATACCTGTTATTTGAGCAAGGGTACTGTAGCGCATTAATAGAGCTAGGCTACCAAGATGCCATGTGTCAAATAGATGAAATCAAGTCATTTTTCAATATCCAATCTCATTAA
- a CDS encoding SGNH/GDSL hydrolase family protein produces the protein MHYLLLILFAPVFFLQGRFVKKNTPKLPEAAGERSGLVGVGPRVSLLVLGDSAAAGVGVNRQQQALSGTVSAGLAAHFSVSWQLLAKSGSNTEQTLKMLKKRQQQDPFNFDIVVVSLGVNDILSPISAAKWSSQQRELIQFLNYEVQCRQLILTEVPPMGSFPALPQPLRWFLGKRSDEFNGVLRQLSKSEPFTLLDFGLKPEPTQMASDGFHPGELIYQHWGDSIVEAIGDTTMAN, from the coding sequence TTGCACTATTTATTGCTCATACTATTCGCTCCTGTATTTTTTTTACAGGGGCGCTTTGTTAAGAAAAACACCCCTAAACTGCCTGAGGCTGCAGGAGAACGCTCTGGTCTAGTCGGCGTCGGGCCTAGAGTTTCGTTATTGGTGTTAGGGGACTCTGCTGCAGCCGGTGTTGGTGTTAATCGGCAGCAACAGGCGCTTAGTGGTACGGTGAGCGCAGGACTAGCGGCTCATTTTAGCGTTTCTTGGCAGTTGTTGGCTAAGTCAGGTTCTAACACAGAGCAAACACTTAAAATGTTAAAGAAGAGGCAGCAGCAAGATCCATTTAATTTTGATATTGTTGTAGTGTCTTTAGGGGTTAATGATATCCTCAGTCCAATATCTGCAGCCAAATGGAGCTCTCAGCAGCGGGAGCTTATTCAGTTTCTTAACTATGAAGTTCAATGCCGCCAATTGATCCTCACTGAAGTGCCACCTATGGGAAGCTTTCCCGCTTTGCCACAACCTTTGCGTTGGTTTCTTGGTAAGCGCAGTGACGAGTTTAATGGGGTATTGAGGCAACTTTCCAAGTCTGAACCTTTTACCTTGTTAGATTTTGGCTTAAAGCCAGAACCTACGCAGATGGCCAGTGATGGTTTTCATCCAGGCGAACTCATTTACCAACATTGGGGCGACAGTATTGTTGAGGCAATTGGTGACACAACTATGGCCAATTAG
- a CDS encoding zinc-binding dehydrogenase, which translates to MKAIVALQPGNADVLELRHVEEPQVQEGEVKIRVKAFGLNKAESYYRSGNYGTFVANQALGIEAAGEVVEDPSGELKFGQKVVTAMGGMMFTRHGGYAEYVTVQRENVVAIESELAFEALAALPELYLTAWGALDGNLKIEAGQSLLIRGATSGLGMAALTYAKARGLTVLATTRQVSRVDKLKALGADHVLIDDGDIEKQVRALYPEGVDNALEVVGAATVKDTMKAIRLWGQVVVVGLLGGAPVLSSFNLMGDLPNTVKLSFFASGLLGSDALPLHESPINWIAEQVESGEMPSIVSKVFNFDEIQKAHRLLDSNTALGKIVVKV; encoded by the coding sequence ATGAAAGCAATCGTAGCGTTACAACCTGGCAATGCAGATGTATTAGAACTTCGCCATGTGGAAGAGCCCCAAGTTCAAGAGGGGGAAGTGAAAATCAGAGTGAAAGCATTCGGTCTTAATAAAGCCGAAAGCTACTACCGCAGTGGAAACTACGGCACCTTTGTTGCCAATCAAGCTTTGGGTATTGAGGCCGCTGGTGAGGTGGTGGAAGATCCAAGTGGGGAGTTGAAATTCGGTCAAAAAGTAGTGACAGCCATGGGAGGCATGATGTTTACACGTCACGGCGGTTATGCTGAATATGTGACGGTACAACGTGAAAATGTTGTTGCTATAGAGAGTGAACTCGCTTTTGAGGCGTTAGCTGCGCTGCCAGAGCTATATTTAACGGCTTGGGGAGCACTCGATGGCAATCTAAAAATCGAAGCTGGGCAAAGCTTATTGATAAGAGGAGCGACATCAGGACTCGGAATGGCGGCATTGACTTACGCTAAAGCTAGGGGACTGACAGTGCTAGCGACCACTCGGCAAGTTAGTCGTGTCGATAAGCTGAAGGCACTTGGCGCTGACCATGTATTAATTGATGATGGTGATATAGAAAAGCAGGTGCGTGCGCTTTATCCTGAGGGAGTTGATAACGCACTTGAAGTGGTCGGCGCTGCGACTGTGAAAGACACAATGAAAGCCATCCGATTGTGGGGACAAGTGGTTGTTGTTGGCTTGTTGGGTGGTGCTCCCGTATTAAGTAGTTTCAACCTAATGGGAGATTTGCCTAACACGGTAAAACTCAGCTTCTTTGCCAGCGGACTACTTGGTAGCGATGCGCTACCGCTACATGAATCTCCCATTAATTGGATCGCTGAACAAGTCGAGAGCGGTGAGATGCCAAGTATCGTGAGCAAAGTATTTAACTTTGATGAGATCCAGAAAGCTCACCGATTACTTGATAGCAATACAGCATTAGGAAAAATTGTGGTAAAAGTGTAG